From the genome of Palaemon carinicauda isolate YSFRI2023 chromosome 6, ASM3689809v2, whole genome shotgun sequence, one region includes:
- the LOC137642268 gene encoding sodium- and chloride-dependent glycine transporter 1-like isoform X2, which translates to MPKKKGGLETDVSEIRITVNRADDDRSISITGGEDERGVWGSKIEFILSCLSFAVGLGNIWRFPYLCYRNGGGAFLIPYVVMLFITGVPLFFFELSLGQYGQEGPITIWKVVPLFQGVGIGMFIIAFFICLYYNVIIAWAFFYLFSSFTAEVPWKSCGHWYNTAACRRFDTKNCTAHEGIMSPNGTCFQQNDVSPEDWQNLNNTAMSMKMPADEFFHNFMLDISQGFHDEEGHGLQWHLCLCLILSWLVVFLGLFKGVSSMGKAVYFTALFPYMVLIILFVRAITLPGCGDGISFYITPVWSKLLSARVWADAAMQIFFSLGPCWGGLITLASYNKFNNNCLRDAVFIAVANCSTSFFSGFVIFGIVGFMAHELGVPVSEVAAQGAGLAFIAYPEAVARLPFSPVWSCLFFVMLLTLGLGSQFTIVQTVITCVVDFFGLRRHYKKTCVAICTLGCVLGISMCSGHGMYILQLLDNYSGTYSALMIGCVELIAITWVYGVDNFMDDIKSMLGHYPPPYYYWKYVWKYVTPASVFIILIFTFVDYSPSFYGDYKYPVWADVLGWFISFSCIMAVPVRAIWLILQKSGPLKARVQQLCRSGHDWGPPDRKRPQDPTLNAIDSKTPLANDEEQYEMDRESPYLRDDDWEDEEDDGLHMKVPSRIKV; encoded by the exons AAGGGCGGACTGGAGACAGACGTCTCGGAGATTCGAATCACCGTCAACAGGGCCGACGATGACAGAAGCATCTCCATCACGGGCGGGGAGGACGAGAGAGGAGTCTGGGGCAGCAAGATCGAGTTCATCCTCTCTTGTCTGTCGTTCGCCGTCGGTCTGGGCAACATTTGGAGATTTCCTTATCTCTGTTATCGTAATGGAGGAG GCGCCTTCCTAATCCCGTACGTAGTGATGCTGTTCATCACCGGCGTTCCTCTCTTCTTCTTCGAACTGAGTCTGGGACAGTACGGCCAGGAAGGACCGatcaccatctggaaagtggtgcCCCTGTTCCAAGGCGTTGGCATAGGCATGTTCATTATCGCCTTCTTCATCTGCCTGTACTACAACGTCATCATCGCCTGGGCTTTCTTCTACCTCTTCTCTTCGTTTACGGCCGAAGTGCCGTGGAAGTCTTGCGGCCACTGGTACAATACCGCTGCGTGTCGTAG ATTCGACACCAAGAACTGCACGGCCCACGAAGGTATAATGTCTCCGAACGGCACGTGCTTCCAGCAGAACGATGTATCTCCGGAGGATTGGCAGAACCTGAACAACACAGCTATGAGCATGAAGATGCCCGCGGATGAATTCTTCCA TAATTTCATGCTAGACATATCGCAGGGCTTCCACGATGAGGAAGGGCACGGTCTCCAGTGGCATCTGTGTCTCTGTCTCATCCTGTCGTGGTTGGTCGTGTTCCTAGGTCTATTCAAAGGCGTCTCCAGTATGGGCAAG GCCGTGTACTTCACCGCACTGTTCCCGTATATGGTGCTGATAATACTCTTCGTCAGAGCTATCACCCTCCCAGGCTGTGGCGATGGAATATCCTTCTACATTACGCCTGTCTGGAGTAAACTGCTCAGTGCCAGG GTATGGGCTGACGCTGCTATGCAGATATTCTTTTCCCTGGGGCCCTGTTGGGGTGGACTTATAACGCTAGCATCTTATAATAAATTCAACAATAACTGTTTGAG GGATGCCGTATTCATAGCGGTGGCCAATTGTTCGACCAGTTTCTTTTCGGGTTTTGTTATCTTCGGCATCGTGGGTTTCATGGCCCACGAACTCGGAGTGCCTGTATCGGAAGTCGCCGCTCAAG GAGCTGGTCTGGCCTTCATCGCCTATCCAGAGGCTGTGGCTCGCTTGCCCTTCTCTCCGGTGTGGTCTTGTCTGTTCTTCGTGATGCTGTTGACGCTGGGTCTAGGCTCACAGTTCACTATAGTACAGACGGTCATCACCTGCGTCGTGGATTTCTTTGGCCTTAGGAGACATTACAA aaAAACTTGCGTTGCCATTTGCACTCTTGGATGTGTCTTGGGTATAAGCATGTGCTCCGGACATGGAATGTATATCCTTCAGCTTCTGGATAATTATTCAGGCACCTATTCTGCCTTGATGATTGGCTGTGTTGAG CTCATAGCCATTACGTGGGTCTACGGCGTAGATAACTTCATGGACGATATAAAATCCATGCTTGGTCACTACCCACCACCTTATTATTACTGGAAGTACGTTTGGAAGTACGTCACGCCAGCCAGTGTGTTC atcATCCTTATTTTCACCTTCGTCGACTACTCACCTTCCTTCTACGGCGACTACAAATACCCAGTTTGGGCGGACGTCCTTGGGTGGTTTATTTCCTTCTCTTGCATCATGGCTGTACCCGTCCGGGCTATCTGGCTCATCCTTCAAAAGAGCGGCCCATTGAAAGCC CGAGTTCAGCAGCTATGTCGCTCTGGTCACGACTGGGGTCCACCCGACAGAAAACGACCACAGGATCCTACTCTCAATGCCATCGACTCCAAGACTCCACTGGCCAACG ACGAAGAACAATACGAAATGGATCGTGAGTCTCCTTACTTGAGAGACGATGATTGGGAGGACGAGGAAGACGACGGCCTTCACATGAAG GTTCCTTCTCGGATAAAAGTctaa
- the LOC137642268 gene encoding sodium- and chloride-dependent glycine transporter 1-like isoform X1 yields the protein MPKKKGGLETDVSEIRITVNRADDDRSISITGGEDERGVWGSKIEFILSCLSFAVGLGNIWRFPYLCYRNGGGAFLIPYVVMLFITGVPLFFFELSLGQYGQEGPITIWKVVPLFQGVGIGMFIIAFFICLYYNVIIAWAFFYLFSSFTAEVPWKSCGHWYNTAACRRFDTKNCTAHEGIMSPNGTCFQQNDVSPEDWQNLNNTAMSMKMPADEFFHNFMLDISQGFHDEEGHGLQWHLCLCLILSWLVVFLGLFKGVSSMGKAVYFTALFPYMVLIILFVRAITLPGCGDGISFYITPVWSKLLSARVWADAAMQIFFSLGPCWGGLITLASYNKFNNNCLRDAVFIAVANCSTSFFSGFVIFGIVGFMAHELGVPVSEVAAQGAGLAFIAYPEAVARLPFSPVWSCLFFVMLLTLGLGSQFTIVQTVITCVVDFFGLRRHYKKTCVAICTLGCVLGISMCSGHGMYILQLLDNYSGTYSALMIGCVELIAITWVYGVDNFMDDIKSMLGHYPPPYYYWKYVWKYVTPASVFIILIFTFVDYSPSFYGDYKYPVWADVLGWFISFSCIMAVPVRAIWLILQKSGPLKARVQQLCRSGHDWGPPDRKRPQDPTLNAIDSKTPLANDEEQYEMDRESPYLRDDDWEDEEDDGLHMKVPSRIKV from the exons AAGGGCGGACTGGAGACAGACGTCTCGGAGATTCGAATCACCGTCAACAGGGCCGACGATGACAGAAGCATCTCCATCACGGGCGGGGAGGACGAGAGAGGAGTCTGGGGCAGCAAGATCGAGTTCATCCTCTCTTGTCTGTCGTTCGCCGTCGGTCTGGGCAACATTTGGAGATTTCCTTATCTCTGTTATCGTAATGGAGGAG GCGCCTTCCTAATCCCGTACGTAGTGATGCTGTTCATCACCGGCGTTCCTCTCTTCTTCTTCGAACTGAGTCTGGGACAGTACGGCCAGGAAGGACCGatcaccatctggaaagtggtgcCCCTGTTCCAAGGCGTTGGCATAGGCATGTTCATTATCGCCTTCTTCATCTGCCTGTACTACAACGTCATCATCGCCTGGGCTTTCTTCTACCTCTTCTCTTCGTTTACGGCCGAAGTGCCGTGGAAGTCTTGCGGCCACTGGTACAATACCGCTGCGTGTCGTAG ATTCGACACCAAGAACTGCACGGCCCACGAAGGTATAATGTCTCCGAACGGCACGTGCTTCCAGCAGAACGATGTATCTCCGGAGGATTGGCAGAACCTGAACAACACAGCTATGAGCATGAAGATGCCCGCGGATGAATTCTTCCA TAATTTCATGCTAGACATATCGCAGGGCTTCCACGATGAGGAAGGGCACGGTCTCCAGTGGCATCTGTGTCTCTGTCTCATCCTGTCGTGGTTGGTCGTGTTCCTAGGTCTATTCAAAGGCGTCTCCAGTATGGGCAAG GCCGTGTACTTCACCGCACTGTTCCCGTATATGGTGCTGATAATACTCTTCGTCAGAGCTATCACCCTCCCAGGCTGTGGCGATGGAATATCCTTCTACATTACGCCTGTCTGGAGTAAACTGCTCAGTGCCAGG GTATGGGCTGACGCTGCTATGCAGATATTCTTTTCCCTGGGGCCCTGTTGGGGTGGACTTATAACGCTAGCATCTTATAATAAATTCAACAATAACTGTTTGAG GGATGCCGTATTCATAGCGGTGGCCAATTGTTCGACCAGTTTCTTTTCGGGTTTTGTTATCTTCGGCATCGTGGGTTTCATGGCCCACGAACTCGGAGTGCCTGTATCGGAAGTCGCCGCTCAAG GAGCTGGTCTGGCCTTCATCGCCTATCCAGAGGCTGTGGCTCGCTTGCCCTTCTCTCCGGTGTGGTCTTGTCTGTTCTTCGTGATGCTGTTGACGCTGGGTCTAGGCTCACAGTTCACTATAGTACAGACGGTCATCACCTGCGTCGTGGATTTCTTTGGCCTTAGGAGACATTACAA aaAAACTTGCGTTGCCATTTGCACTCTTGGATGTGTCTTGGGTATAAGCATGTGCTCCGGACATGGAATGTATATCCTTCAGCTTCTGGATAATTATTCAGGCACCTATTCTGCCTTGATGATTGGCTGTGTTGAG CTCATAGCCATTACGTGGGTCTACGGCGTAGATAACTTCATGGACGATATAAAATCCATGCTTGGTCACTACCCACCACCTTATTATTACTGGAAGTACGTTTGGAAGTACGTCACGCCAGCCAGTGTGTTC atcATCCTTATTTTCACCTTCGTCGACTACTCACCTTCCTTCTACGGCGACTACAAATACCCAGTTTGGGCGGACGTCCTTGGGTGGTTTATTTCCTTCTCTTGCATCATGGCTGTACCCGTCCGGGCTATCTGGCTCATCCTTCAAAAGAGCGGCCCATTGAAAGCC CGAGTTCAGCAGCTATGTCGCTCTGGTCACGACTGGGGTCCACCCGACAGAAAACGACCACAGGATCCTACTCTCAATGCCATCGACTCCAAGACTCCACTGGCCAACG ACGAAGAACAATACGAAATGGATCGTGAGTCTCCTTACTTGAGAGACGATGATTGGGAGGACGAGGAAGACGACGGCCTTCACATGAAGGTTCCTTCTCGGATAAAAGTCTAA